Part of the Mycolicibacterium thermoresistibile genome, GTGCACGCGATTGTCCGACGCGCGGCCGCCACCGCGGCCGCAGCCGCGATGGCCGCGGTGGCGGCGGCGGGGTGTGACGCCACCGCGGGTCCCACCGGCTCCGGTGACGGCGGCGCCCGCCAGGTGACCGTCGTCGGTTCCGGGGAGGTGGAGGGCACCCCGGACACGCTGACCGTCAACGTGGCGATGGAGTTCATCGCACCGGATGTGACCGGGGCGATGAACCAGACCAACGAACGGCAGCGGGCGGTCATCGACGCCCTGCTCGAGGTAGGCGTCGACCGCTCCGACGTGACCACCACCCAGGTCAGCCTGCAACCGCAGTTCGACAACACCGAGATCGTCGGTTACCGGTCCACCAACACCATCGACGTCAAGATCCGCAGACTCGACCGGGCCTCCGATGCGTTGGCGCTGATCGTGGAGACCGGCGGTGACGCCACCCGGATCAACTCGGTGAACTATTCGATCGACGACAACTCGCAGCTGGTGCGCGACGCCCGGGCCCGCGCGTTCGAGGATGCCCGCGACCGCGCCCAGCAGTACGCGCGGCTGTCCGGTCTGGAGCTCGGTGAGGTGGTGTCGATCACCGAGTCGCCGGGCAGCCGGCCACCGACCCCGCTGCCGGGACCGATGCGCGCCGAAGCCGCCGCGGTGCCGCTGGAGCCGGGTCAGCAGACCGTCAGTTTCTCCGTCGAGGTGGTCTGGGAGCTGCACTGAGCCCCCGAGCCGGCCGGCTAGTGCTGTTCGTAGACCTTGGGGTCCAGCGTGCCGATGTAGGGCAGGTCGCGGTACCGCTCGGCGTAGTCCAGGCCGTAGCCGACCACGAACTCGTTGGGGATGTCGAACCCGACATAGCTGATGTCCACGTCGGCGCGCACCGCATCGGGTTTGCGCAGCAGCGTGCACACCTGTAGCGACCGCGGATTGCGGGTGGCCAGGTTGCGTGACAGCCAGGACAGCGTGAGCCCGGAGTCGACGATGTCCTCGACGATCAGCA contains:
- a CDS encoding SIMPL domain-containing protein — its product is MPDVGRVHAIVRRAAATAAAAAMAAVAAAGCDATAGPTGSGDGGARQVTVVGSGEVEGTPDTLTVNVAMEFIAPDVTGAMNQTNERQRAVIDALLEVGVDRSDVTTTQVSLQPQFDNTEIVGYRSTNTIDVKIRRLDRASDALALIVETGGDATRINSVNYSIDDNSQLVRDARARAFEDARDRAQQYARLSGLELGEVVSITESPGSRPPTPLPGPMRAEAAAVPLEPGQQTVSFSVEVVWELH